The Streptomyces sp. SS1-1 genome has a segment encoding these proteins:
- a CDS encoding FAD/NAD(P)-binding protein, which produces MSADASPPVLVVVGAGPRATGLLERIAANASELWGGDDRLHVHLIDPHPPGPGRIWRQEQSALLRMNSMAEDVTMFTDESSTIEGPVRPGPSLAEWAAQFSGRGPRHAPYAEPADPDVLAELRELAGSDFPTRRAQSAYLDWVFRRVLTELPPGITVEWHRTTATAVTGPPDGPQEVRLAGRADPLVADLVVLAQGHLGAAPDAGHRAHVDFARRHGLFHLPPAFSSDADLSALRPGEDVILRGFGLAFVDLVSLLTEGRGGVFRTGADGTLTYVPSGREPVLHVGSRRGVPYHSKTRYRLQGPRPPLPRHFGPKAVDALLARGRPLELRRDVWPLMAKEIGFGHYHELFHAHPERTALPWTEFSAAYDELGWYDDAMTALVARAVPDPADRLDFEALDRPLDGLAFPTAEAFQEHLRGHVAADVARREDPAFSADLGAFYALLSVYGQLPRLVAAGRLTARSLATELDGWWHGFFSFLASGPPGFRLRQLLALSRAGIVRFLGAGVSVGTDEETGTFTASSPTVPGHVVHASALIEAYLPGPSLERTEDGLLRGLYRAGALTEEVVSDAGHRHRSGLLAVVPADGHVLDPSLGGPHPRRIALGAPTNSRAVAAFARPRTDAPGFRQNDAVARALLRALRAAPATCGISDGEKEVSII; this is translated from the coding sequence ATGAGCGCGGACGCCTCCCCGCCGGTCCTGGTCGTCGTCGGCGCGGGGCCCCGCGCGACGGGACTGCTGGAGCGCATCGCCGCCAACGCGAGCGAACTGTGGGGCGGGGACGACCGGTTGCACGTCCATCTGATCGACCCGCACCCGCCGGGGCCGGGTCGTATCTGGCGCCAGGAGCAGTCCGCGCTGCTGCGGATGAACTCCATGGCGGAGGACGTCACCATGTTCACCGACGAGTCCTCCACCATCGAAGGGCCCGTGCGGCCGGGGCCCTCGCTCGCCGAGTGGGCCGCCCAGTTCTCCGGGCGGGGCCCGCGCCACGCGCCGTACGCCGAGCCCGCCGACCCGGACGTGCTGGCCGAGCTGAGGGAGCTGGCCGGCTCCGACTTCCCCACCCGGCGGGCCCAAAGCGCTTACCTGGACTGGGTGTTCCGCCGGGTGCTGACCGAACTGCCGCCGGGGATCACCGTCGAGTGGCACCGGACGACCGCGACCGCCGTCACCGGCCCGCCCGACGGGCCGCAGGAGGTGCGACTGGCCGGCCGCGCCGACCCGCTCGTCGCCGACCTGGTGGTGCTGGCGCAGGGCCACCTCGGCGCGGCACCGGACGCCGGGCACCGCGCGCACGTGGACTTCGCGCGCCGGCACGGGCTGTTCCATCTGCCGCCCGCGTTCTCCTCGGACGCCGACCTGTCCGCACTGCGGCCCGGCGAGGACGTGATCCTGCGCGGTTTCGGCCTGGCGTTCGTGGACCTGGTCTCGCTGCTCACCGAGGGCCGCGGGGGCGTCTTCCGCACCGGGGCCGACGGCACGCTCACCTATGTGCCGTCCGGCCGTGAGCCGGTCCTGCACGTCGGGTCGCGGCGCGGGGTGCCGTACCACTCGAAGACGCGCTACCGGCTCCAGGGTCCCCGGCCGCCGCTGCCCCGGCACTTCGGGCCCAAGGCCGTCGACGCGCTGCTCGCCCGGGGCCGCCCGCTGGAGCTGCGGCGCGACGTGTGGCCGCTGATGGCGAAGGAGATCGGGTTCGGCCACTACCACGAGCTGTTCCACGCCCACCCCGAGCGCACGGCGCTGCCCTGGACGGAGTTCTCCGCCGCGTACGACGAACTGGGTTGGTACGACGACGCCATGACCGCTCTCGTCGCACGGGCCGTGCCCGATCCCGCGGACCGGCTGGACTTCGAGGCGCTGGACCGCCCCCTGGACGGTCTGGCGTTCCCGACGGCCGAGGCGTTCCAGGAGCATCTGCGCGGCCATGTGGCCGCCGATGTCGCCCGCCGCGAGGACCCGGCGTTCAGCGCCGACCTCGGCGCGTTCTACGCCCTGCTGTCGGTGTACGGGCAGTTGCCGCGCCTGGTGGCCGCCGGACGGCTGACCGCGCGGTCCCTCGCCACGGAGCTGGACGGCTGGTGGCACGGGTTCTTCAGCTTCCTGGCCTCCGGGCCGCCCGGCTTCCGGCTGCGGCAGCTGCTGGCCCTCTCGCGGGCCGGGATCGTCCGCTTCCTGGGCGCGGGCGTCTCGGTCGGCACGGACGAGGAGACCGGCACGTTCACGGCGTCCAGTCCCACGGTGCCCGGTCATGTCGTGCACGCGAGCGCTCTGATCGAGGCGTATCTGCCGGGCCCCAGTCTGGAGCGGACCGAGGACGGGCTGCTGCGCGGGCTGTACCGGGCGGGCGCGCTGACCGAGGAGGTCGTCTCCGACGCCGGGCACCGGCACCGCTCGGGCCTGCTGGCGGTCGTCCCGGCGGACGGGCACGTCCTCGACCCGTCCCTGGGCGGCCCGCACCCGCGCCGGATCGCGCTGGGCGCCCCGACCAACAGCCGTGCCGTCGCCGCGTTCGCCCGCCCCCGCACGGACGCGCCCGGTTTCCGGCAGAACGACGCCGTCGCACGCGCCCTTCTGCGCGCCCTGCGCGCCGCCCCCGCGACCTGCGGTATCTCGGATGGCGAGAAGGAAGTGTCCATCATATGA
- a CDS encoding LLM class flavin-dependent oxidoreductase, giving the protein MPVEFLGIAATHDGSETTPRSGPAFDKDYTLRLARAHEEHGWDRVLFAYGSGSPDPAPAAAFIASRLERLQILLAHRPNVSYPTFAAKTFATLDQISEGRLTVHFITGGNDHEQGREGDTLTKDERYARTREYIRIVKKIWTTRDPFDHEGEHYRFHDFVSDVFPVQQPRPGVSFGGSSPAAYAAGGAEADIYCLWGEPLAKTAEQIEHVKAAAKAAGRTDVPRLQVAFRPIIAPTEELAWEKAHRTVGAIRERRASGVVRHHRGEAPENTGSQRLVAIAEAGERYDRALWTPTAAATGGAGNSNALVGTPETVAQALLDYYDLGVDILSARGYDLLDDAIDFGRYVIPIVREEVAKRDAERTARGPRTLTAVTG; this is encoded by the coding sequence ATGCCCGTGGAGTTCCTCGGCATCGCCGCCACCCACGACGGATCCGAAACCACACCGCGCTCCGGCCCCGCGTTCGACAAGGACTACACACTCCGGCTCGCCCGCGCCCACGAGGAGCACGGCTGGGACCGGGTGCTGTTCGCCTACGGGTCGGGGTCGCCCGACCCCGCGCCCGCCGCCGCCTTCATCGCGAGCCGCCTGGAGCGTCTGCAGATCCTCCTCGCCCACCGGCCCAACGTCTCCTACCCGACCTTCGCCGCCAAGACGTTCGCCACCCTCGACCAGATCAGCGAGGGCCGGCTCACCGTCCACTTCATCACCGGCGGCAACGACCACGAGCAGGGCCGCGAGGGCGACACCCTCACCAAGGACGAGCGGTACGCCCGCACCCGCGAGTACATCCGGATCGTCAAGAAGATCTGGACCACCCGCGACCCCTTCGACCACGAGGGCGAGCACTACCGCTTCCACGACTTCGTCAGCGACGTCTTCCCCGTCCAGCAGCCCCGCCCCGGCGTCTCCTTCGGCGGCTCGTCCCCGGCGGCGTACGCGGCCGGCGGCGCCGAGGCCGACATCTACTGCCTGTGGGGCGAGCCCCTCGCGAAGACCGCCGAGCAGATCGAGCACGTCAAGGCCGCCGCGAAGGCCGCGGGCCGCACCGACGTCCCCCGCCTCCAGGTCGCCTTCCGCCCGATCATCGCGCCCACCGAGGAACTCGCCTGGGAGAAGGCGCACCGCACCGTCGGCGCCATCCGCGAGCGCCGCGCGTCCGGAGTCGTCCGCCACCACCGCGGCGAGGCACCCGAGAACACCGGCTCCCAGCGGCTCGTCGCCATCGCCGAGGCCGGCGAGCGCTACGACCGCGCCCTGTGGACCCCGACCGCCGCCGCCACCGGGGGAGCGGGCAACTCCAACGCCCTGGTCGGCACGCCCGAGACGGTCGCGCAGGCCCTCCTCGACTACTACGACCTCGGCGTCGACATCCTCTCCGCCCGCGGCTACGACCTGCTCGACGACGCCATCGACTTCGGCCGGTACGTCATCCCGATCGTCCGCGAGGAGGTCGCCAAGCGCGACGCCGAGCGCACCGCCCGCGGACCCCGCACCCTCACGGCGGTGACCGGATGA
- a CDS encoding ABC transporter permease, whose amino-acid sequence MAGTDNGVDTEVDTRKSGTEDLAGLEAGLDALDSVQVRRTPLRETLIRKVLPPVTAVVLVLAVWQVLVWAEVVPAYKLPSPSEVWGEVRDAWLKGTLLDYIWTSVSRGLLGFLLALAIGTPLGLLVARVRFVRAAIGPILSGLQSLPSVAWVPPAVLWLGLNNSMMYAVILLGAVPSIANGLVAGIDQIPPLFLRAGRTLGATGLREARHVVMPAALPGYLAGLKQGWAFSWRSLMAAEIIASSPDLGVGLGQLLENGRNNSSMSQVFLAIFLILLVGIAIDLLIFSPLERRVLRGRGLLVSR is encoded by the coding sequence ATGGCCGGCACTGACAACGGAGTCGACACCGAGGTCGACACCCGCAAGAGCGGCACCGAGGACCTGGCCGGGCTGGAGGCCGGGCTCGACGCCCTGGACTCGGTGCAGGTCCGCCGCACCCCGCTGCGCGAGACCCTGATCCGCAAGGTGCTGCCGCCGGTGACGGCGGTGGTGCTGGTGCTGGCGGTGTGGCAGGTGCTCGTCTGGGCGGAGGTCGTCCCCGCCTACAAGCTGCCCTCGCCGTCCGAGGTGTGGGGCGAGGTGCGCGACGCCTGGCTCAAGGGCACCCTGCTCGACTACATCTGGACATCGGTCTCGCGCGGTCTGCTCGGCTTCCTGCTGGCGCTCGCGATCGGCACCCCGCTCGGCCTGCTGGTCGCCCGGGTGCGGTTCGTGCGCGCGGCGATCGGCCCGATCCTGTCCGGGCTGCAGTCGCTGCCGTCGGTGGCCTGGGTGCCGCCCGCCGTGCTCTGGCTGGGCCTGAACAACTCGATGATGTACGCCGTGATCCTGCTGGGCGCGGTGCCCTCGATCGCCAACGGGCTCGTCGCCGGCATCGACCAGATCCCGCCGCTGTTCCTGCGGGCCGGGCGCACCCTGGGCGCCACCGGGCTGCGCGAGGCGCGGCACGTGGTGATGCCGGCCGCGCTGCCGGGTTACCTCGCCGGTCTGAAGCAGGGCTGGGCGTTCTCCTGGCGGTCGCTGATGGCCGCGGAGATCATCGCCTCCTCCCCCGACCTGGGCGTGGGCCTCGGCCAGCTCCTGGAGAACGGCCGCAACAACAGCAGCATGTCCCAAGTGTTCCTGGCGATCTTCCTGATCCTGCTCGTCGGGATCGCCATCGACCTGCTGATCTTCAGCCCGCTGGAGCGCCGGGTGCTGCGCGGCCGGGGCCTGCTGGTCAGCCGCTGA
- a CDS encoding ABC transporter ATP-binding protein has product MATTTATTEKVAEDAAPAPRATRIEHVSKSFAGPGGQQLVLDDITLDVAPGEFVTLLGASGCGKSTLLNLVAGLDRPSAGTITTDGRPALMFQEHALFPWLTAGKNIELALKLRGVGKAQRRERAEELLELVRLKGAYGKRVHELSGGMRQRVAMARALAQDSRLLLMDEPFAALDAITRDVLHDELTRIWRETGVSVLFVTHNVREAVKLAQRVVLLSSRPGRVAREWTVGIPQPRRLEDTAVAELSAEITEELRGEIRRHGRH; this is encoded by the coding sequence ATGGCCACCACGACGGCCACGACCGAGAAGGTCGCCGAGGACGCCGCGCCGGCGCCCCGGGCCACCCGGATCGAGCACGTCTCGAAGTCCTTCGCCGGCCCGGGCGGGCAGCAGCTCGTCCTCGACGACATCACCCTCGACGTCGCCCCCGGCGAGTTCGTCACCCTCCTGGGGGCTTCCGGCTGCGGCAAGTCCACCCTGCTCAACCTGGTCGCCGGGCTCGACCGGCCCAGCGCGGGCACCATCACCACCGACGGCCGCCCCGCCCTCATGTTCCAGGAACACGCCCTGTTCCCCTGGCTGACGGCGGGCAAGAACATCGAACTCGCCCTGAAACTCCGGGGCGTGGGCAAGGCCCAGCGGCGCGAGCGCGCCGAGGAACTGCTCGAACTCGTCCGTCTCAAGGGCGCGTACGGCAAGCGGGTGCACGAGCTGTCCGGCGGCATGCGCCAGCGCGTCGCCATGGCCCGGGCGCTCGCCCAGGACAGCCGGCTGCTGCTGATGGACGAGCCCTTCGCCGCCCTCGACGCCATCACCCGGGACGTGCTCCACGACGAACTGACCCGTATCTGGCGGGAGACCGGCGTGTCCGTCCTGTTCGTGACACACAACGTCCGCGAGGCCGTGAAGCTCGCCCAGCGGGTCGTCCTGCTGTCCTCACGCCCGGGCCGCGTCGCCCGGGAGTGGACCGTCGGCATCCCGCAGCCCCGCCGCCTCGAGGACACCGCGGTGGCCGAACTGTCCGCCGAGATCACCGAAGAACTGCGTGGGGAGATCCGCCGCCATGGCCGGCACTGA
- a CDS encoding ABC transporter substrate-binding protein, which produces MSAARPLTALRTVAVLAALPLLLTACGYGADSSDDDGKKAEVAAGAKKLSTDTVKIGYFPNLTHATALVGVQEGLLQKELGGTKIAPSTFNAGPSEIEALNSGSIDIGWIGPSPSINGYTKAQGKNLRIVSGSASGGVKLVVNPKKIKSLKDVKGKKIATPQLGNTQDVALLNWISEQGWKVDAESGKGDVSVVRTDNKITPDAYKSGSIDGAWVPEPTASKLVADGAKVLLDESDLWPDKKFVITNIIVSQSFLKEHPDVVEAVLRGSVKTNEWINANPDQAKASANKALETLSGKALPANVLDPAWKSIQFLDDPLAATLDTQAEHSVVSGLLDETDLKGIYDLRPLNKVLKAEGKDAVDDAGLGVK; this is translated from the coding sequence GTGTCTGCCGCTCGCCCGCTCACCGCCCTGCGCACCGTCGCCGTCCTCGCGGCGCTCCCCCTGCTGCTGACCGCCTGCGGCTACGGCGCCGACTCCTCCGACGACGACGGCAAGAAGGCCGAGGTCGCGGCGGGCGCCAAGAAGCTCTCCACCGACACGGTGAAGATCGGCTACTTCCCCAACCTCACGCACGCCACCGCCCTGGTCGGCGTCCAGGAGGGCCTGCTCCAGAAGGAGCTCGGCGGCACGAAGATCGCGCCGTCGACCTTCAACGCCGGCCCGTCCGAGATCGAGGCGCTCAACTCCGGCTCCATCGACATCGGCTGGATCGGCCCCTCCCCCTCCATCAACGGCTACACCAAGGCGCAGGGCAAGAACCTGCGGATCGTCTCCGGCTCGGCCTCCGGCGGCGTCAAGCTCGTCGTGAACCCGAAGAAGATCAAGTCCCTGAAGGACGTCAAGGGCAAGAAGATCGCCACCCCGCAGCTGGGCAACACCCAGGACGTGGCGCTGCTCAACTGGATCTCCGAGCAGGGCTGGAAGGTCGACGCCGAGAGCGGCAAGGGTGACGTGTCCGTCGTCCGCACCGACAACAAGATCACCCCGGACGCCTACAAGTCGGGTTCGATCGACGGGGCGTGGGTGCCCGAGCCGACCGCGTCCAAGCTGGTCGCCGACGGCGCCAAGGTGCTCCTGGACGAGTCCGACCTGTGGCCCGACAAGAAGTTCGTGATCACGAACATCATCGTGTCGCAGAGCTTCCTGAAGGAGCACCCGGACGTCGTCGAGGCCGTGCTGCGCGGTTCGGTGAAGACCAACGAGTGGATCAACGCCAACCCGGACCAGGCCAAGGCGTCCGCGAACAAGGCGCTGGAGACCCTGTCCGGCAAGGCCCTGCCCGCGAACGTGCTCGACCCGGCGTGGAAGTCGATCCAGTTCCTGGACGACCCGCTGGCGGCGACCCTCGACACCCAGGCCGAGCACTCGGTGGTGTCCGGTCTCCTGGACGAGACCGACCTCAAGGGCATCTACGACCTCCGTCCGCTGAACAAGGTCCTGAAGGCCGAGGGCAAGGACGCGGTCGACGACGCCGGTCTCGGCGTCAAGTAA
- a CDS encoding amino acid ABC transporter permease codes for MVTSPDVSSLPVTKSPGASGPPPGAEPRIVPRRHPGRWLTAAVALLLFAMVVNSVVRNEAFQWGVVGRYFTTTAVLDGLLLSLWLTAAVMVLGFLLGTVLAVMRLSANPVLRTLSWGYVWIFRSTPLLVQLLFWFNIGALYPTLGLGIPFGPQFVTVKTVNLLGPTLTAVIGLTLHESAYAAEVVRGGILSVDAGQTEAAQALGLSRGRTLRRIVVPQAMRSIVPTAGNMLIGTLKGTSIVSVLAVHDLLYSVQLIYNQTYQIIPLLMVATLWYIAVTTVLSAGQFYVERYYARGNSRALPPTPLRRARDQLLVLRRRLGAAAASDARPVIGGDR; via the coding sequence ATGGTCACCTCGCCCGATGTCTCGTCCCTGCCCGTCACCAAGAGTCCCGGCGCGTCCGGTCCTCCACCGGGTGCCGAACCCCGGATCGTGCCGCGCCGGCACCCCGGCCGGTGGCTGACCGCCGCGGTCGCCCTGCTGCTGTTCGCGATGGTGGTGAACTCCGTCGTCCGCAACGAGGCCTTCCAATGGGGCGTGGTGGGGCGGTACTTCACCACGACCGCCGTGCTCGACGGTCTGCTGCTGTCGCTGTGGCTGACCGCCGCGGTCATGGTGCTGGGCTTTCTGCTCGGGACCGTGCTCGCCGTGATGCGGCTGTCGGCGAACCCGGTGCTGCGCACGCTGAGCTGGGGCTATGTGTGGATCTTCCGGTCCACGCCGCTGCTGGTGCAGCTGCTGTTCTGGTTCAACATCGGCGCGCTCTACCCGACGCTCGGCCTCGGCATCCCCTTCGGCCCGCAGTTCGTCACCGTGAAGACGGTCAACCTGCTCGGTCCCACGCTCACCGCCGTGATCGGCCTGACCCTGCACGAGTCCGCGTACGCGGCGGAGGTGGTGCGTGGCGGCATCCTGTCCGTGGACGCCGGGCAGACGGAGGCCGCGCAGGCGCTCGGGCTGAGCCGGGGCCGTACGCTGCGGCGGATCGTCGTCCCGCAGGCGATGCGTTCGATCGTGCCGACCGCCGGGAACATGCTGATCGGCACCTTGAAGGGCACCAGCATCGTCAGTGTGCTCGCCGTGCACGACCTGCTGTACTCGGTGCAGTTGATCTACAACCAGACGTACCAGATCATCCCGCTGCTCATGGTCGCCACGCTGTGGTACATCGCCGTCACGACGGTGCTCAGCGCCGGGCAGTTCTACGTCGAGCGGTACTACGCGCGCGGCAACTCCCGCGCTCTGCCGCCCACTCCGCTGCGGCGGGCGCGGGACCAGCTGCTCGTGCTGCGGCGCCGGCTGGGCGCGGCGGCCGCGTCCGACGCCCGTCCCGTGATCGGCGGTGACCGATGA